A single Oryza brachyantha chromosome 8, ObraRS2, whole genome shotgun sequence DNA region contains:
- the LOC102716337 gene encoding cold-responsive protein kinase 1-like, whose amino-acid sequence MMACCFMFGNNTNQTSEGEQGEKAVRIFSYNELRKATHDFSGANKIGEGGFGSVFRGRLRDGTIVAVKVLSATSRQGVREFINELTAISDIMHENLITLIGCCAEGSHRILVYNYLENNSLQHTLLGSGRSNIHFNWRARVKITVGVARGLAFLHEDIRPPIIHRDIKASNILLDKDLTPKISDFGLARLLPLNATHVSTRVAGTIGYLAPEYALRGQVTKKSDIYSFGVLILEIVSGRCNYNSRLPYEEQFLLERTWAHYEQGHLDIIIDADLENDVDVEEACRFLKVGLLCTQDAMKLRPNMISIVGMLTGEKDVSTERITKPSVVGDLGDDLRGNNQQRPNDAHSLLMRSFVTTEPSTSSDTTTRSSL is encoded by the exons ATGATGGCTTGTTGCTTTATGTTTGGAAATAACACAAACCAAACTAGTGAAGGTGAACAAG GAGAGAAAGCGGTGAGGATTTTTTCTTACAATGAGCTGAGAAAAGCTACACATGATTTTAGTGGGGCGAACAAGATCGGTGAGGGTGGCTTCGGTTCTGTATTCAGG GGAAGGCTCAGAGATGGGACAATTGTTGCAGTAAAGGTGCTCTCTGCTACTTCAAGGCAAGGCGTGCGGGAGTTCATTAATGAACTGACAGCAATTTCCGATATAATGCATGAAAACCTAATTACATTAATCGGCTGCTGTGCTGAAGGGTCTCATAGGATCCTTGTATACAATTATCTTGAGAACAACAGCCTTCAACATACATTACTAG GGTCAGGCCGTAGCAACATCCACTTCAATTGGAGAGCTCGCGTCAAAATTACAGTAGGTGTTGCCCGTGGTCTTGCATTTCTTCACGAGGACATCCGACCTCCCATAATACACCGCGACATAAAAGCAAGCAATATTCTCCTCGACAAGGATCTAACCCCCAAAATTTCTGATTTTGGGCTGGCCAGGCTCCTCCCCCTAAACGCGACTCATGTGAGCACCCGAGTTGCAGGAACAAT AGGATACTTAGCTCCTGAATATGCACTCAGAGGACAAGTGACAAAGAAGTCAGATATATACAGTTTTGGTGTTTTGATTTTGGAAATTGTTAGCGGCAGATGTAACTATAATTCTAGATTGCCTTACGAAGAACAATTTCTACTCGAGAGG ACATGGGCACACTATGAGCAAGGTCACTTGGATATCATCATAGATGCAGATCTAGAGAATGATGTGGATGTCGAGGAGGCGTGCCGCTTCTTGAAGGTTGGACTTCTATGCACTCAAGATGCAATGAAACTCCGTCCCAACATGATCAGCATCGTCGGGATGCTGACCGGAGAGAAGGATGTCTCCACAGAAAGGATCACCAAGCCCTCTGTGGTTGGTGACCTGGGAGACGACCTGAGGGGCAACAACCAGCAGAGACCAAACGATGCCCACTCTCTCCTGATGAGATCCTTTGTCACCACTGAACCATCGACATCGTCAGACACAACCACGCGATCATCGCTATGA
- the LOC102716615 gene encoding NAC domain-containing protein 21/22-like, which produces MSFIGTVEARMPPGFRFHPRDDELVLDYLLHKLAAGRGGGGGGGGVYGGGVAIVDVDLNKCEPWDLPEAACVGGKEWYFFSLRDRKYATGQRTNRATRSGYWKATGKDRSITRRGGSGDPAVGMRKTLVFYCGRAPKGRKTEWVMHEFRLDPQPLHLKEDWVLCRVFYKTRQTIPSPSSEEPGRSNELDLPSAPSLPPIIDAYIAFDTTPTKTTTTGSYEQVSCFSGLPALPLKGSISFGDLLAMDTSEKKAIRALHNSSNTAKMEFSPDWGQESTGLSQMWNPAPLNNL; this is translated from the exons ATGAGTTTCATAGGCACGGTGGAGGCGAGAATGCCGCCGGGGTTCAGGTTCCACCCGAGGGACGACGAGCTGGTGCTGGACTACCTCCTGCacaagctcgccgccggccggggaggaggcggcggagggggaggggtgTACGGCGGCGGGGTCGCCATCGTCGACGTCGATCTCAACAAGTGCGAGCCATGGGACCTTCCAG AGGCGGCGTGCGTGGGAGGGAAGGAGTGGTACTTCTTCAGCCTGCGCGACCGCAAGTACGCCACCGGGCAGCGCACCAACCGCGCCACCCGCTCCGGCTACTGGAAGGCCACCGGCAAGGACCGCTCCATcacccgccgcggcggctccggcgacCCCGCCGTCGGCATGCGCAAGACCCTCGTCTTCTACTGCGGCAGGGCCCCCAAGGGCCGCAAGACCGAGTGGGTCATGCACGAGTTCCGCCTCGACCCCCAGCCCCTCCACCTCAAG GAGGACTGGGTGCTATGCAGGGTGTTCTACAAGACCAGACAAACAATTCCAAGCCCATCGTCTGAAGAGCCCGGCAGATCCAATGAGCTAGACTTGCCTTCTGCGCCGTCGCTTCCGCCCATCATTGATGCCTACATCGCCTTCGATACCACaccgacgaagacgacgacgaccgggagCTACGAGCAAGTGTCCTGCTTCTCCGGCCTGCCGGCATTGCCATTGAAGGGCTCAATCAGCTTTGGGGACCTGTTGGCCATGGACACCTCTGAGAAGAAGGCCATCAGGGCACTgcacaacagcagcaacactgCAAAGATGGAATTCTCTCCAGATTGGGGACAGGAGAGTACTGGGCTGTCACAGATGTGGAACCCGGCCCCTCTGAACAATCTTTGA